A section of the Streptomyces sp. NBC_01408 genome encodes:
- a CDS encoding LOG family protein, translating to MVNADIEIETLAEFDQVVARGSLSGYRIQSVNLLERTFALLSADTSAAVFLGCAMEPDASVKVRADGALVFPPVPDLPFNPYRGLLYTPEELFAGLPAGYEATPDAQAYAWFQETRSDADIFSSMLRSIHDDAISDALDEHLTGAPVVGVMGGHAMSRGGAEYRGAAELGRTLTRSGLTVATGGGPGAMEAANLGAYLAPAPDEALPEALELLAKAPSFEPSVSDWARAAFAVRDRWPGGGDSVGIPTWFYGHEPPNAFAGHVAKYFANATREDGLLARSTAGVVFLPGAAGTVQEIFDNATPNYYGSRGPATPMVLVGRTHWTEHLPAWPLLQALARGRAMESRIALVDSVDEVPAALAGMH from the coding sequence ATGGTCAACGCAGACATCGAGATCGAGACGCTCGCCGAATTCGACCAGGTCGTGGCCCGCGGCTCGCTCAGCGGCTACCGGATCCAGTCGGTCAACCTGCTGGAGCGGACCTTCGCGCTGCTGTCCGCCGACACCTCGGCGGCCGTGTTCCTGGGCTGCGCGATGGAGCCCGACGCCTCGGTGAAGGTCCGCGCCGACGGCGCCCTGGTCTTCCCGCCCGTGCCGGACCTGCCCTTCAACCCGTACCGCGGTCTGCTCTACACGCCCGAGGAACTGTTCGCGGGACTGCCCGCCGGGTACGAGGCCACCCCGGACGCCCAGGCGTACGCCTGGTTCCAGGAGACCAGGTCCGACGCGGACATCTTCTCCTCGATGCTGCGCTCCATCCACGACGACGCCATCTCCGACGCCCTCGACGAGCACCTCACGGGCGCCCCGGTCGTGGGCGTGATGGGCGGCCATGCCATGTCCCGGGGCGGCGCGGAGTACCGCGGCGCGGCGGAGCTGGGCCGGACCCTGACCCGGTCCGGGCTGACGGTGGCCACCGGCGGCGGACCCGGCGCGATGGAGGCGGCGAACCTCGGCGCCTACCTGGCCCCGGCCCCCGACGAGGCACTCCCGGAAGCGCTGGAGCTGCTGGCCAAGGCCCCCTCCTTCGAGCCGTCGGTGTCCGACTGGGCGCGCGCGGCCTTCGCCGTACGGGACCGCTGGCCCGGCGGCGGCGACTCCGTGGGCATCCCGACCTGGTTCTACGGCCACGAGCCGCCGAACGCCTTCGCCGGCCACGTCGCGAAGTACTTCGCGAACGCCACCCGGGAAGACGGGCTGCTGGCCCGTTCCACCGCGGGCGTGGTCTTCCTGCCGGGCGCCGCGGGCACGGTCCAGGAGATCTTCGACAACGCGACGCCGAACTACTACGGGTCGCGCGGCCCGGCGACGCCGATGGTCCTGGTCGGCCGCACCCACTGGACCGAGCACCTCCCGGCGTGGCCCCTGCTCCAGGCACTGGCGCGCGGCCGCGCCATGGAGTCCCGGATAGCCCTCGTCGACTCGGTGGACGAGGTTCCGGCGGCACTCGCCGGAATGCATTGA
- a CDS encoding ferredoxin, with the protein MRLVVDLNRCQGYAQCAFLAPDVFAMHGDESLLYNPEAAAEQRENVARAVAACPVGAILVEYTDEDLEAVTGAAAHSGGAR; encoded by the coding sequence ATGAGGCTTGTCGTCGACCTCAACCGCTGCCAGGGGTACGCGCAGTGCGCCTTCCTCGCTCCCGACGTGTTCGCCATGCACGGCGACGAGTCGCTGCTGTACAACCCGGAGGCGGCTGCCGAGCAGCGGGAGAACGTCGCCCGCGCCGTGGCCGCCTGTCCGGTCGGCGCCATCCTGGTGGAGTACACGGACGAGGACCTGGAAGCCGTGACCGGGGCCGCGGCCCACTCCGGAGGCGCGCGGTGA